One Brassica napus cultivar Da-Ae chromosome C2, Da-Ae, whole genome shotgun sequence DNA window includes the following coding sequences:
- the LOC106380962 gene encoding cytochrome b5-like: protein MASDKKVLGFEEVSQHNKTKDCWLIISGKVYDVTPFMDDHPGGDEVLLSSTGKDATNDFEDVGHSDTARDMMEKYYIGEIDSSSVPKTRTYVAPAQPAYNQDKTPEFIIKILQFLVPILILGLALVVRQYTKKE, encoded by the exons ATGGCTTCAGACAAGAAGGTTCTAGGTTTCGAAGAAGTTTCACAACACAACAAAACCAAAGACTGTTGGCTTATTATCTCCGGAAAG GTGTATGATGTGACCCCGTTCATGGATGATCATCCTGGAGGCGATGAAGTCTTGTTGTCCTCAACAG GGAAAGATGCTACGAATGACTTTGAAGACGTTGGACACAGCGACACCGCAAGGGACATGATGGAGAAGTACTACATTGGCGAGATCGATTCTTCTAGTGTTCCAAAAACAAGGACATACGTTGCACCTGCTCAACCCGCGTACAACCAAGACAAGACACCAGAATTCATCATCAAGATTCTGCAGTTCCTCGTCCCAATCTTGATCTTGGGTCTCGCTCTTGTTGTCCGTCAATATACCAAGAAAGAGTAG